A genomic stretch from Argiope bruennichi chromosome 2, qqArgBrue1.1, whole genome shotgun sequence includes:
- the LOC129962019 gene encoding zinc finger CCHC domain-containing protein 9-like, with protein MTRWARVGNSQKHKKLPEDATPWEEFWPNQNRNSTNNANETKVKSGRMEKRKLKQEKKFDGKRKKFENPENKNNSKFKNIEQEKGECIQSSSKFSSKEINEGHLSTEAGTELQRLSKKQLKKERKKAKLEQLKNIESNDNNVSNNVESTEVSQTDDKSPNVKDFLGKKKLFMKKLEKKRKENGILLLPAKIERKLYIIKRRLREKGLPPAAIKDIARKERRKEELKFRRSMSTKPCFNCRQIGHLLAECPMPLGNSNQETGICFKCGSAEHTSYKCPEKIEGYPLAKCFVCKEQGHISKDCPKNDHGVYIKGGKCSLCGNVNHLKKDCPTLKKRNDEESDITAYTINEEKSVDAEIIPTDDTRTDVKETIKKRKKAKLVKF; from the exons ATGACACGTTGGGCCAGAGTTGGGAATAGTCAAAAACACAAGAAACTACCAGAAGATGCAACACCTTGGGAAGAATTTTGGCCGAATCAAAATCGAAATTCTACTAATAATGCAAATGAGACCAAAGTTAAGAGTGGACGGatggaaaaaagaaaactgaaacaaGAGAAAAAGTttgatggaaaaagaaaaaaatttgaaaacccagaaaataaaaataattcaaaatttaagaatatagaaCAAGAGAAAGGTGAATGTATTCAATCTTCatccaaattttcttcaaaagaaataaatgaagggCATTTAAGTACTGAGGCTGGTACTGAGCTTCAAAGATTGTCAAAGAAAcagttaaagaaagaaagaaagaaagcaaaattagagcaattaaaaaatatagaatcaaatgataataatgtttcaaataatgttGAAAGTACAGAAGTATCTCAGACTGATGACAAATCACCAAACGTGAAAGATTTCCTAGGTAAAAAGAAGCTTTTTATGAAAAAGCttgagaaaaaaaggaaagaaaatgggATCTTACTTCTTCCTGCAAAAATAGAACGcaagttatatattattaaaagaaggttGAGAGAAAAGGGTTTGCCCCCAGCAGCAATAAAAGATATTGCTAGGAAAGAGAGGAGGAAAGAAGAATTGAAATTTCGAAGATCAATGAGCACAAAG ccATGCTTCAACTGTCGACAAATAGGTCACCTTCTTGCTGAATGCCCCATGCCATTGGGTAACTCAAATCAAGAAACTGGTATTTGTTTCAAATGTGGATCAGCTGAGCATACATCTTATAAGTGTCCAGAAAAAATTGAAG GTTATCCACTTGCAAAATGTTTTGTTTGTAAAGAACAAGGTCATATAAGCAAAGACTGCCCAAAAAATGACCATGGTGTTTATATTAAAG GAGGCAAATGCAGTTTATGTGGAAATGTTAATCATTTGAAGAAAGATTGCCcaactttaaagaaaagaaatg ATGAAGAATCAGATATCACAGCTTATactattaatgaagaaaaaagtgTTGATGCAGAAATTATACCTACAGACGATACAAGGACTGATGTGAAAGAAactataaagaaaagaaagaaggctaaacttgtaaaattttaa
- the LOC129961852 gene encoding SHC-transforming protein 1-like: protein MEDWNQGGNFINKPIRGWLHPDKKIADSGISYGVRYIGCLEVNTSMKSLDFDTRSLIAKECINKLCEVAGLKTPDKKRKVDKRLLKMLAEKPNMDHAGANVNLTITSSYLNLVSMETGEVIAFHEMPKISFASGGDTDTMDFVSYVAKDHRYGRACFVLECGGGLAQDVITTIGQAFELRYKQFLKKTPTTRSETDHHQTSVANGNLMPTRDDPEYYNDLPGKVPPDVIANAAFLDNVSLKSVSEGSPTMKEPNSNFQMPFTTTSVQKDFPESLIDLTTNTNYVSVYRRPRPEYVNTTAVISNERNCDTSVKQKQVSHDIFDMQPFAASLTSIQTESTNPLDTLIGGLPSSSSVTVSNSMTVQADKLISKADGERAALLKEPWFHGAISRQESEALVVRDGDFLVRESQNTPGQYVLTGMQNSLRKHLLLVDPEGIIRTKDQVFESVSHLIKYHRDNCLPIISAESALLLRTPVYKVRSSASKPVHV, encoded by the exons ATGGAAGATTGGAATCAAGGtggaaactttataaataaaccaATTCGTGGGTGGTTGCATCCcgataaaaaaattgctgacaGTGGAATTAGTTATGGAGTTAGG tatatagGCTGCTTAGAAGTAAACACTTCAATGAAGAGTTTAGATTTTGATACAAGATCATTAATTGCCAA ggAATGCATCAATAAATTATGTGAAGTAGCTGGACTTAAAACTCCtgataaaaagagaaaa GTTGATAAGAGGCTTCTAAAGATGCTGGCTGAGAAACCTAATATGGATCATGCTGGTGCTAATGTTAACTTAACAATTACAAGCTCATATTTAAATCTAGTATCAATGGAAACAGGAGAA gTAATTGCTTTTCATGAGATGCCCAAAATATCTTTTGCTTCTGGAGGAGATACA gATACTATGGATTTTGTCTCTTATGTTGCTAAAGACCATCGATATGGCAGAGCATGTTTTGTATTAGAGTGTGGTGGAGGTCTAGCTCAAGATGTTATTACAACTATTGGCCAAGCTTTCGAATTACGTTATAAGCAATTTCTGAAAAAGACTCCTACTACTAGAAGTGAAACAGATCA tcatCAAACATCAGTTGCAAATGGTAATTTGATGCCAACAAGGGATGATCCTGAATATTATAATGATTTGCCTGGAAAAGTACCACCTGATGTCATAGCAAATGCTGCATTTTTAGATAATGTCTCTTTGAAAAGTGTTTCAGAg ggCAGTCCAACAATGAAAGAACCAAATTCTAACTTTCAAATGCCATTTACTACCACATCTGTTCAAAAGGATTTTCCTGAAAGCTTAATTGATCTAACAACCAATACTAATTATGTGTCGGTATATCGAAGACCTAGGCCag AATATGTAAATACAACAGCTGTTATATCAAATGAGAGAAACTGTGACACTTCTGTTAAACAGAAACAAGTCAGCCATGATATATTTGATATGc aaccaTTTGCTGCTAGTTTGACTTCCATTCAAACAGAAAGCACAAATCCATTAGATACACTAATTGGTGGATTGCCCAGTTCTAGTTCTGTCACTGTATCAAACTCTATGACAGTTCAAGCAGATAAACTTATTTCAAAGGCAGATGGTGAGCGAGCTGCTCTCTTGAAAGAACCTTGGTTCCATGGAGCAATTAGTCGTCAGGAAAGTGAGGCTCTTGTTGTGAGGGATGGAGATTTCCTTGTTCGCGAATCTCAAAATACTCCTGGACAGTATGTCTTGACTGGCATGCAGAATTCTTTAAGAAAACATCTCCTTCTAGTGGATCCAGAAGGAATA ataaGGACAAAAGACCAAGTATTTGAAAGTGTTAGTCATCTAATCAAATATCACAGAGATAACTGTTTGCCAATTATATCTGCAGAAAGTGCTTTGCTTTTAAGGACTCCTGTTTACAAAGTGAGATCTTCAGCTAGTAAACCAGTTCATGTGTAA